The Yersinia intermedia genome window below encodes:
- a CDS encoding carboxypeptidase M32: MSTAYQHLRSTFTRLARFEHLSAIAGWDMQTMMPAKGNLARSEAMAELNVLQHQILTAKQVGEWLMLAEQETLDSVEQANLREMRRHYDNAVLLPEALVEAKSLAGAKCEHAWRQQRIANDWHGFAENLREVVKLSREEASIRAQAAGTSGYDALLNLYEPGTNSADLDRIFGDLKQWLPALLQKVTAKQANENCLLPQGPFDVEKQRQLGLQVMKVLGFDFDGGRVDVSVHPFCGGVPQDVRITTRYNEQEFLSSLMGIVHETGHARYEQNLPREWLGQPISHARSTAIHESQSLLFEMQLARSDEFLQVIRPLVVHQFGEQPAFAEHNFIALNQRVKTGFIRVDADEVSYPAHVILRYEIEKALISGEIEVDDIPALWNEKMQQYLGINTEGNYRNGCMQDIHWTDGAFGYFPTYTLGAMYAAQLFQTARDVIPDLDKSIANGDLSTLFTWLQQNIWQHGSRYSTAELITKATGETLNPRYFRQHLERRYL, from the coding sequence ATGTCCACCGCTTACCAGCACCTGCGTTCTACATTCACCCGCCTGGCTCGTTTCGAGCACCTGTCGGCTATCGCCGGATGGGATATGCAGACCATGATGCCAGCAAAAGGCAACCTTGCCCGCTCAGAAGCTATGGCGGAGCTAAATGTCTTACAACACCAGATATTAACGGCCAAACAGGTTGGCGAATGGCTGATGCTCGCCGAGCAAGAAACGTTAGATAGCGTTGAACAGGCAAACTTACGCGAAATGCGCCGTCATTATGACAATGCAGTCCTGCTGCCAGAAGCATTGGTTGAAGCCAAGTCGTTGGCTGGAGCCAAATGTGAGCATGCCTGGCGGCAACAGCGCATCGCTAATGATTGGCATGGCTTTGCAGAAAATCTGCGCGAAGTGGTCAAACTTAGCCGCGAAGAAGCCTCAATCCGCGCTCAGGCCGCAGGTACCTCAGGTTATGATGCATTGCTTAACCTCTACGAACCAGGGACTAATAGTGCTGATTTGGATCGGATATTTGGTGATCTTAAGCAATGGCTACCTGCACTATTACAAAAAGTGACTGCTAAACAAGCTAATGAAAACTGCCTGCTCCCACAGGGCCCTTTTGACGTGGAAAAACAGCGTCAGCTTGGATTACAAGTGATGAAAGTACTCGGTTTTGACTTTGACGGCGGGCGGGTTGATGTCAGTGTGCACCCATTTTGCGGCGGTGTTCCTCAAGATGTGCGAATTACTACCCGTTATAACGAGCAAGAGTTTCTCAGTTCATTAATGGGTATTGTGCATGAAACAGGCCATGCCCGTTATGAGCAAAACCTACCACGAGAATGGTTAGGGCAACCCATATCCCATGCAAGATCAACTGCCATTCATGAGTCGCAAAGCTTACTATTTGAAATGCAATTAGCGCGCAGTGATGAATTTTTACAAGTGATCCGCCCACTGGTCGTACACCAATTTGGTGAACAACCTGCATTTGCAGAACACAATTTCATAGCTCTCAATCAGCGGGTTAAAACTGGCTTTATTCGAGTTGATGCCGATGAAGTGAGCTATCCTGCCCATGTTATATTGCGTTATGAAATCGAAAAAGCGTTAATCAGTGGTGAAATCGAAGTAGATGATATCCCTGCGTTGTGGAATGAGAAAATGCAGCAATACCTCGGTATTAACACCGAAGGCAATTACCGTAACGGATGTATGCAAGATATCCATTGGACCGATGGGGCTTTTGGCTATTTCCCAACGTATACCTTGGGTGCAATGTATGCAGCTCAACTGTTCCAAACTGCCCGTGATGTTATTCCAGACCTGGATAAGAGTATCGCAAATGGTGATCTCAGTACCCTCTTCACCTGGTTACAACAGAATATCTGGCAGCATGGTAGCCGTTACTCAACAGCAGAATTAATTACCAAAGCTACCGGTGAAACACTTAACCCACGCTACTTCCGCCAACATTTAGAACGCCGCTATTTGTAA
- the rstA gene encoding two-component system response regulator RstA translates to MTKIVFVEDDAEVGKLIAAYLGKHDIDVLVEPRGDTAQAVIEQQQPDLVLLDIMLPGKDGMTLCRDLRPVYEGPIVLLTSLDSDMNHILSLEMGANDYILKTTPPAVLLARLRLHLRQHNLQQNKETISPPHTGHNAIHFGLLCIDPVNRQVNLSDEEITLSTSDFDLLWELATHAGIIMDREALLKNLRGVSYDGMDRSIDVAISRLRRKLYDNAIEPFRIKTVRNKGYLFAPNAWESVHP, encoded by the coding sequence ATGACCAAAATTGTTTTTGTGGAAGACGACGCAGAAGTCGGAAAATTGATTGCTGCCTATCTGGGTAAGCATGATATCGATGTGTTGGTAGAACCACGTGGCGATACAGCCCAAGCGGTTATTGAACAACAACAACCGGACTTGGTATTACTTGATATCATGTTGCCAGGAAAAGATGGTATGACACTGTGCCGTGATTTGCGCCCCGTTTATGAGGGGCCGATTGTACTGCTGACCTCGCTGGACAGTGATATGAACCATATTCTGTCGCTTGAAATGGGGGCAAACGACTATATCCTCAAAACCACGCCACCTGCTGTACTGTTGGCGCGCCTACGGTTACATCTGCGTCAGCATAATCTGCAACAAAACAAAGAGACCATTAGCCCGCCCCATACCGGCCATAATGCGATCCATTTCGGCTTGCTGTGTATTGATCCAGTAAACCGCCAAGTCAATCTTAGCGATGAAGAGATAACGTTATCCACGTCAGATTTTGATTTGTTATGGGAGTTAGCTACCCATGCAGGAATAATAATGGATCGTGAAGCGTTGCTGAAAAATTTACGTGGTGTCAGCTATGACGGTATGGATCGCAGTATAGATGTTGCCATATCGCGTTTACGCCGCAAACTCTATGACAATGCTATCGAACCATTTCGTATCAAAACCGTGCGTAATAAAGGCTATTTGTTCGCCCCAAATGCCTGGGAGTCAGTGCATCCATGA
- a CDS encoding trypsin-like serine peptidase — MRLSSLLLLSLLPLSISAALALPPTDKPDDEISIADQTTLFFGKDDRTALTNSTGWPWQAIGQVETASGNLCTATLISPRLALTAGHCVLTPPGKIDRAVALRFISHDSHWKYQITHLETLVDAKLGKKLKPDGDGWIVPPAAAAYDFALIRLTNTKPIPIKPLPLWDGTSSELTQALKLVNRKITQAGYPLDHLETLYSHEDCLVTGWAQQGVLSHQCDTLPGDSGSPLLLKNGDEWSLIAIQSSAPAAKDRYLADNRALAVTAIRERLKALAKNATK, encoded by the coding sequence ATGCGTTTATCTTCATTACTATTATTGAGTCTGTTGCCGCTTTCTATTTCAGCAGCATTAGCCCTTCCCCCCACTGACAAACCGGATGATGAAATCAGCATTGCGGATCAAACCACGTTGTTTTTCGGGAAAGATGACCGCACAGCGCTGACAAATAGCACTGGGTGGCCATGGCAAGCTATTGGGCAAGTTGAAACAGCCAGTGGCAACCTTTGTACCGCAACGTTAATTTCCCCGCGACTGGCACTTACTGCTGGCCATTGTGTCCTTACTCCTCCGGGGAAGATTGATCGCGCTGTTGCCTTGCGATTTATTTCCCATGATAGCCATTGGAAGTACCAAATTACTCACTTGGAAACCCTGGTTGATGCAAAATTAGGTAAAAAACTCAAACCTGATGGCGATGGCTGGATTGTTCCGCCTGCCGCCGCCGCTTATGATTTTGCACTCATTCGATTAACTAACACAAAGCCTATTCCGATTAAGCCGTTACCCCTTTGGGATGGAACATCGAGTGAGTTGACGCAAGCGCTTAAGTTGGTTAATCGTAAAATAACTCAAGCAGGCTACCCGCTAGATCATCTTGAAACCCTATACAGCCATGAAGACTGTCTGGTTACAGGATGGGCACAGCAGGGCGTGCTCTCACACCAGTGCGATACCTTGCCAGGAGACAGTGGATCACCGCTGCTACTAAAGAATGGCGACGAGTGGTCTTTAATTGCGATTCAAAGTTCCGCCCCCGCCGCCAAAGACCGTTATCTTGCTGATAACCGCGCCTTAGCGGTAACAGCTATTAGAGAACGGTTAAAAGCGCTCGCTAAAAATGCGACAAAGTGA
- a CDS encoding type II toxin-antitoxin system RelE/ParE family toxin — translation MYQISLLRLAQRELFKLPVGIQAALIKAMDELEAYGHELREPEVRDIGRGLKELRVSAKEGIGRGFFFYHVGQQVYIIHILQKKTQKIPRRTLMLAYQRMKELKRRLQP, via the coding sequence ATGTATCAGATTAGTTTGTTGAGGTTGGCACAGCGCGAGTTGTTTAAATTACCTGTAGGTATTCAGGCTGCTCTGATTAAAGCCATGGATGAGTTAGAGGCTTATGGTCATGAGTTGCGGGAGCCAGAGGTGCGAGATATCGGGCGCGGGCTAAAGGAGCTACGGGTTAGTGCAAAAGAGGGGATCGGACGTGGTTTTTTCTTTTACCACGTAGGTCAGCAGGTTTACATCATTCATATTTTACAAAAGAAGACACAAAAAATCCCAAGACGGACACTGATGTTGGCTTATCAGCGTATGAAGGAACTCAAACGGAGATTGCAGCCATGA
- the rstB gene encoding two-component system sensor histidine kinase RstB, protein MRKLFIQFFLLLFVCFMVMAMLVGLVYKVTAERAGRQSLDDLMKSSLSLMRSELREIPLKDWNKTIATLDLNLSFQLHIEPLDKRDLGERLNKRLRAGEIIALDDEYTFLQRIPRSHYALAVGPVPYLFYLHQMRLLDLALLILIGLSLALPVFLWMRPHWKDLLKLENAAQRLGAGYLDERTHFDPTSSLNRLGVAFNQMADNINTLIVSKKLLIDGIAHELRTPLVRLRYRLAMSDNLTESEQLALNHDIGQLEALIDELLTYARLDRPQVSLNLEPIDLPAWLTTKVADIRLIHSEREIELDIPHRGDFGAVDLRLMERVLDNLVNNALRYSTKRLRIGLWFDGDNACLQVEDDGPGIPLEERARVFEPFVRLDPSRDRATGGCGLGLAIVHSIALAYQGNISVDASSLGGASFRFCWPVQNPYSLSVDQD, encoded by the coding sequence ATGAGGAAACTATTCATTCAATTTTTCTTATTACTGTTCGTCTGTTTTATGGTGATGGCCATGTTGGTCGGCTTAGTTTACAAAGTCACCGCAGAGCGTGCCGGTCGACAGTCATTAGATGACCTGATGAAAAGTTCGCTTTCATTGATGCGCAGTGAATTACGAGAAATCCCTCTGAAGGATTGGAATAAAACCATTGCCACACTGGATTTAAACCTTTCCTTTCAGTTGCATATAGAGCCTCTTGATAAACGTGATCTCGGTGAGCGTTTGAATAAACGCCTACGGGCGGGTGAAATTATTGCCTTAGATGATGAATATACTTTCCTGCAACGTATCCCTCGTAGTCACTACGCTCTTGCTGTCGGCCCAGTCCCCTATTTGTTTTATTTGCATCAAATGCGCCTGCTCGACTTGGCCTTATTAATCTTAATTGGTCTGTCTTTGGCGCTGCCAGTATTCTTGTGGATGCGCCCGCACTGGAAAGATCTATTAAAATTGGAGAATGCGGCTCAACGACTGGGTGCTGGCTACCTTGACGAGCGAACGCATTTTGATCCTACCTCCAGTTTGAACCGTTTAGGTGTGGCGTTTAATCAAATGGCTGACAATATCAATACGCTGATTGTTAGCAAGAAACTGCTCATAGATGGTATTGCGCATGAACTTCGCACCCCACTCGTGCGTTTACGATATCGTTTAGCGATGAGTGACAACCTGACAGAAAGTGAGCAATTAGCTTTAAATCATGATATTGGCCAGTTAGAAGCACTTATTGATGAGTTACTGACCTACGCTCGGCTGGATCGCCCGCAGGTTTCCCTTAATCTGGAACCTATCGACTTACCCGCCTGGCTAACAACAAAAGTCGCGGATATACGCTTAATTCATAGTGAACGGGAAATCGAACTGGATATCCCCCACCGTGGTGACTTTGGCGCTGTCGACCTGCGCCTGATGGAGCGAGTATTAGATAATCTGGTTAATAACGCGCTACGTTATTCCACTAAACGACTACGTATTGGATTATGGTTTGACGGTGACAACGCTTGCCTGCAAGTTGAAGATGATGGCCCTGGCATTCCTCTGGAAGAGCGTGCACGGGTTTTCGAGCCTTTTGTGCGCCTAGATCCCAGCCGCGACCGCGCAACGGGAGGCTGTGGCCTGGGTCTGGCGATTGTACACTCCATCGCTCTGGCTTATCAGGGCAATATTTCCGTTGATGCCAGTTCATTAGGCGGTGCCAGTTTCCGTTTCTGTTGGCCGGTACAAAATCCTTACTCACTGTCCGTTGATCAAGATTAA
- a CDS encoding helix-turn-helix domain-containing protein has translation MKKQDDFDIISFAEVKASALNHPQVNEAYTDLQIRDAMMTELKAARQQCNLTQEEVAQRAGLKKQNICRMEKGIISPNLTTLSRYAAALGGTFVFKFNQKPHCVSKE, from the coding sequence ATGAAAAAACAAGATGATTTCGATATTATTTCTTTCGCTGAGGTTAAAGCGAGTGCTTTAAATCATCCTCAGGTCAACGAAGCCTACACAGACTTGCAAATTCGCGACGCCATGATGACTGAGCTGAAAGCTGCTCGCCAACAATGCAATTTAACACAAGAGGAAGTGGCGCAGCGGGCAGGGTTGAAAAAACAGAATATTTGCCGGATGGAGAAAGGCATCATTTCCCCCAACCTCACTACGCTGAGTCGTTACGCCGCAGCATTAGGTGGGACTTTTGTTTTCAAATTTAACCAAAAGCCTCATTGCGTTAGTAAGGAATAG
- a CDS encoding amino acid permease — translation MEKKLGLTALTALVLSSMLGAGVFSLPQNMAEVASPAALLIGWSITGVGIIFLAFAMLLLTRLRPDLDGGIFTYAKEGFGDLIGFFSAWGYWLCAVIANVSYLVIVFAALSFFTDKSGHIIFGEGNTWQALLGATLLLWLVHALVLRGVQTAASINLAATLAKLLPIGGFIVLAGLAFSLDTFSFDFSGVALHTPVWQQVKDTMLITLWVFIGVEGAVVVSARARNKKDVGRATMLAVLSALCVYLLITLLSLGVVPRAELAGMRNPSMAGIMVEMIGPWGEVIIATGLIISVCGAYLSWTIMAAEVPMVAARHGAFPKIFRHQNKNNAPAQSLWLTNCAVQVALILIWLTGSNYNTLLTIASEMILVPYFLVGAFLFKIALKRHDWRLIIAASGACLYGLWLIYAAGLVYLLLSVLLYAPGLLVFIYARKGHEGLKLLNTVERSAICLVLIATIPATWIAMH, via the coding sequence TTGGAAAAAAAACTCGGCCTGACTGCGCTAACCGCGCTGGTCCTTAGCTCAATGCTGGGAGCGGGTGTGTTCAGCCTGCCGCAAAACATGGCGGAAGTTGCCAGCCCTGCGGCACTGCTTATCGGCTGGAGTATTACCGGCGTGGGGATCATCTTCCTGGCGTTTGCCATGCTATTACTGACGCGCTTGCGCCCTGATCTCGATGGCGGAATATTCACCTATGCCAAAGAAGGCTTTGGTGATCTTATCGGTTTTTTCTCAGCTTGGGGTTACTGGCTGTGCGCCGTTATTGCTAATGTCTCTTACTTAGTAATTGTTTTTGCTGCATTAAGCTTCTTTACTGATAAATCAGGTCACATTATCTTCGGTGAAGGTAATACCTGGCAGGCATTGCTGGGAGCCACCCTCCTGCTGTGGTTGGTGCATGCGCTGGTTCTGCGTGGCGTTCAAACCGCCGCCAGTATTAACCTGGCCGCCACGTTAGCAAAACTGTTACCTATCGGTGGCTTTATTGTGTTAGCCGGTCTGGCATTTAGCCTTGATACTTTCAGTTTTGATTTTAGTGGCGTAGCGCTGCATACCCCGGTTTGGCAGCAAGTTAAAGACACCATGCTGATAACGCTCTGGGTCTTTATTGGTGTCGAAGGTGCCGTAGTTGTGTCGGCCCGTGCACGCAATAAAAAAGATGTGGGTCGGGCAACGATGTTAGCCGTGCTGTCTGCTCTGTGCGTTTATTTGTTAATTACCCTATTGTCTCTTGGCGTAGTGCCCCGTGCCGAGTTAGCCGGTATGCGTAATCCGTCGATGGCTGGAATTATGGTCGAGATGATTGGCCCTTGGGGTGAAGTCATCATTGCCACGGGGCTTATTATTTCGGTGTGTGGTGCTTATCTTAGCTGGACCATTATGGCTGCTGAAGTGCCGATGGTTGCAGCCAGGCACGGAGCATTCCCCAAAATATTCCGCCATCAGAATAAAAATAATGCGCCAGCACAATCACTATGGTTAACCAATTGTGCGGTTCAAGTGGCTCTGATTCTGATTTGGCTGACGGGCAGTAACTACAATACCTTGCTGACAATCGCATCAGAAATGATTCTGGTACCCTACTTTCTGGTGGGAGCCTTCTTATTTAAAATTGCCTTAAAACGTCACGATTGGCGTTTGATTATTGCTGCCAGTGGCGCGTGTTTGTATGGTTTGTGGCTAATTTATGCCGCCGGGCTGGTGTATTTACTGTTATCTGTTTTGTTATATGCCCCTGGGCTATTGGTGTTTATTTATGCACGTAAAGGGCATGAGGGACTGAAATTACTGAATACAGTGGAACGGTCAGCTATCTGCTTGGTACTGATTGCAACCATTCCGGCCACCTGGATTGCTATGCACTAA
- the hrpA gene encoding ATP-dependent RNA helicase HrpA: protein MKSSLAALSTQLGELMLRDQQRLRRRLQGARKINNPEAIEAITHELEADIATAMQRVIRRRAACPAISYPENLPVSQKKQDIYNAIRDHQVVIVAGETGSGKTTQLPKICLELGRGVKGVIGHTQPRRLAARTVANRIADELDTSLGGCVGYKVRFNDQVGENTLVKLMTDGILLAEIQQDRLLMQYDTLIIDEAHERSLNIDFILGYLRELLPKRPDLKVIITSATIDPQRFSQHFNNAPIIEVSGRTYPVDVRYRPIVDDADDVDRDQLQAIFDAVDELGRESPGDILIFMSGEREIRDTADALMKQNLPHTEVLPLYARLSNSEQNRVFQSHHGRRIVLATNVAETSLTVPGIKYVIDPGTARISRYSFRTKVQRLPIEPVSQASANQRKGRCGRVSDGICIRLYSEQDFLSRPEFTDPEILRTNLASVILQMTSLGLGDIAAFPFVEAPDKRNIQDGVRLLEELGAIQTAENGHQQLTPLGRQLAQLPVDPRLARMVLEAQKSGSVRELMIITSALSIQDPRERPMDKQQASDEKHRRFADKDSDFLAFVNLWDYLKEQQKELSSAQFRKLCRSDFLNYLRVREWQDIYTQLRQVVKELGIPVNSVAADYRSVHTAILTGLLSHIGQKDVEKQEYTGARNARFAIFPGSGLFKKPPKWSMVAELVETSRLWGRIAARIEPEWIEPLAQHLVKHHYSDPHWEKAQGAVMASEKVTLFGLPIVAERKINYGPIDPPLCRELFIRHGLVEGDWQTRHAFFRANLKLLAEVEELEHKSRRRDILVDDETLFNFYDQRIGRDVISARHFDNWWKKTSQTQPELLNFEKTMLIKDGANKVNPLDYPNFWYQGALKLRLSYQFEPGTDADGVTVHIPLPILNQIQEQGFDWQIPGIRRELVIALIKSLPKPVRRNFVPAPNYAEAFLARVTPMEMGLLDALERELRRMTGVTVSRDSWQWDQVPDHLKITFRVLDDKNRILREGKDLAALKLQLQEKVQETLSAVADDGIEQTDLHIWSFGDLPVCYEQRRGGYEVKAYPALVDEKDSVAIRLFDTESQQQQAMWQGTRRLLLLNIPSPIKYLHEKLPNKSKLGLYFNPYGKVLDLIDDCIACGVDKLVAQYGGPAWQETAFAQLQEKVRAELNDTVVEIAKQVEQILTTVFSINKRLKGRIDISMALALSDIKAQLGGLIYRGFVTNNGWKRLPDTLRYLQAIERRLEKLAIDPHRDRAQMLRIEHVQQMWQQWLNKLPPKRQQDEEVKEVRWMIEELRVSLFAQQLGTAYPISDKRILQTIEQLSA from the coding sequence CGAGCCGCTTGTCCGGCGATCAGTTATCCTGAAAACTTGCCGGTCAGCCAGAAAAAGCAAGATATCTACAACGCTATTCGTGACCATCAGGTGGTGATCGTCGCCGGTGAAACCGGTTCCGGTAAAACCACCCAGTTACCGAAAATTTGCCTGGAATTGGGGCGGGGCGTGAAAGGGGTGATCGGCCATACCCAGCCGCGTCGTCTGGCTGCGCGCACTGTCGCAAACCGTATTGCGGATGAACTGGATACCTCTCTTGGCGGTTGCGTCGGCTATAAAGTCCGTTTTAACGATCAAGTGGGTGAAAACACACTGGTTAAGTTGATGACCGATGGGATCTTGCTGGCTGAAATTCAGCAAGATCGGCTGTTGATGCAATATGACACGTTGATTATCGATGAAGCCCATGAACGTAGCCTGAACATTGATTTCATCTTGGGTTATTTACGTGAATTATTGCCAAAACGCCCTGATCTGAAAGTCATTATTACCTCGGCAACCATTGATCCGCAGCGTTTCTCTCAGCATTTCAATAATGCCCCTATTATCGAGGTTTCTGGCCGTACCTATCCGGTGGACGTTCGCTATCGGCCAATTGTGGATGATGCTGATGATGTTGACCGTGACCAGCTACAGGCTATTTTTGATGCGGTTGATGAGTTAGGGCGAGAAAGCCCTGGTGATATTCTGATCTTTATGAGTGGTGAGCGTGAAATTCGTGACACCGCTGATGCATTGATGAAGCAAAATTTGCCCCATACGGAAGTGCTACCACTCTATGCCCGCTTATCAAACAGTGAGCAGAATAGGGTGTTCCAGTCGCATCATGGGCGGCGAATTGTATTGGCAACTAACGTAGCCGAAACCTCGCTCACGGTGCCAGGCATTAAGTATGTGATTGATCCCGGCACAGCTCGCATCAGCCGTTATAGCTTTCGTACCAAGGTGCAGCGCTTACCGATCGAGCCGGTGTCTCAGGCGTCAGCTAATCAGCGTAAAGGCCGTTGTGGCCGCGTGTCAGATGGTATCTGTATCCGCCTTTATTCTGAACAGGACTTTCTCTCCCGCCCAGAGTTTACCGACCCGGAAATTCTACGTACCAACCTGGCCTCCGTCATTCTGCAAATGACCTCACTCGGTCTGGGTGATATTGCGGCTTTCCCGTTTGTGGAAGCACCAGATAAACGCAATATCCAAGATGGTGTTCGGTTACTGGAAGAGTTGGGGGCGATACAAACCGCCGAGAATGGTCATCAACAACTGACTCCGCTGGGGCGGCAATTAGCGCAATTGCCCGTTGATCCTCGGCTGGCACGGATGGTGCTGGAAGCACAGAAAAGTGGCAGTGTCCGCGAACTGATGATCATTACGTCGGCGTTGTCGATTCAGGACCCGCGTGAACGTCCAATGGATAAGCAGCAGGCTTCTGATGAAAAACATCGCCGTTTTGCAGATAAGGACTCTGATTTCCTGGCGTTTGTTAACTTATGGGATTATCTGAAAGAGCAGCAAAAAGAGTTGTCATCAGCACAATTTCGTAAACTGTGCCGCAGTGACTTTCTCAACTATCTGCGCGTGCGCGAATGGCAGGATATCTACACGCAACTGCGTCAGGTGGTAAAAGAACTGGGTATTCCGGTAAATAGTGTTGCAGCCGACTACCGTAGCGTGCATACCGCGATATTGACCGGTTTGTTATCTCATATCGGCCAAAAAGATGTTGAAAAGCAAGAGTATACCGGTGCGCGTAATGCAAGGTTTGCTATCTTCCCCGGTTCCGGCTTATTTAAAAAACCGCCGAAATGGAGCATGGTGGCTGAGTTGGTCGAAACCAGCCGCTTATGGGGCCGTATTGCTGCCCGCATCGAGCCGGAATGGATCGAACCCTTGGCACAGCATTTGGTGAAACACCATTATAGTGATCCGCATTGGGAGAAAGCGCAGGGTGCGGTGATGGCCAGCGAGAAAGTCACCCTATTCGGTTTACCCATAGTTGCTGAGCGCAAAATCAATTACGGCCCGATTGATCCGCCGCTATGCCGTGAGCTATTTATTCGTCATGGCTTGGTGGAGGGGGATTGGCAAACGCGCCACGCCTTTTTCCGCGCCAATCTCAAATTATTGGCTGAAGTTGAAGAGCTGGAACATAAGTCACGTCGGCGCGATATTCTGGTGGATGATGAGACACTGTTTAATTTCTATGACCAGCGAATTGGTCGTGATGTTATCTCAGCGCGCCATTTTGATAACTGGTGGAAGAAAACCAGCCAGACACAACCAGAGTTGCTGAACTTTGAAAAAACCATGCTTATCAAAGATGGTGCTAACAAAGTTAACCCACTCGACTACCCCAACTTTTGGTATCAGGGGGCTCTTAAGTTACGGCTTTCTTACCAATTTGAGCCTGGCACTGATGCTGATGGCGTGACCGTACATATTCCATTACCTATCCTTAATCAGATTCAAGAGCAGGGTTTTGATTGGCAGATACCGGGGATTCGGCGTGAATTAGTGATAGCACTGATCAAGTCTTTGCCTAAACCGGTGCGGCGTAATTTTGTCCCTGCGCCCAATTATGCCGAGGCGTTTCTGGCCAGAGTTACCCCGATGGAGATGGGGCTGCTCGATGCCTTAGAGCGTGAACTGCGGCGCATGACGGGTGTGACAGTGTCACGTGATAGTTGGCAATGGGACCAAGTTCCTGATCACCTTAAAATCACCTTCCGCGTGCTTGATGATAAAAACCGCATTCTGCGTGAAGGTAAAGACCTTGCCGCCTTGAAGCTACAGCTACAAGAGAAAGTTCAGGAAACGCTATCCGCTGTTGCTGACGACGGTATTGAACAAACTGACTTACATATCTGGAGTTTCGGTGATCTACCGGTGTGCTATGAGCAACGTCGTGGTGGCTATGAAGTCAAAGCATATCCGGCGCTGGTGGATGAAAAAGACAGTGTTGCGATCCGCTTGTTCGATACAGAATCTCAGCAACAACAAGCCATGTGGCAGGGGACAAGGCGTTTATTATTATTGAATATCCCATCCCCTATAAAGTACTTACATGAAAAATTGCCGAACAAATCCAAGCTCGGGCTCTATTTCAATCCTTATGGCAAAGTGTTGGACCTGATTGATGACTGCATTGCTTGTGGTGTGGATAAGCTGGTTGCGCAGTATGGCGGCCCCGCATGGCAAGAGACGGCGTTCGCCCAACTACAGGAAAAGGTTCGTGCTGAGCTGAATGACACGGTGGTTGAGATTGCTAAGCAAGTTGAACAAATCCTGACGACAGTATTCAGTATTAATAAGCGATTGAAAGGGCGAATAGATATCTCAATGGCATTAGCTCTTTCGGATATTAAAGCCCAGCTTGGCGGCCTCATATATCGCGGTTTCGTGACCAATAATGGTTGGAAACGTTTGCCTGATACCTTACGTTATTTACAAGCGATTGAGCGCCGATTGGAAAAACTCGCGATAGACCCTCATCGTGATCGAGCACAAATGCTCCGAATAGAACACGTCCAGCAAATGTGGCAGCAATGGCTGAATAAATTACCGCCAAAACGCCAGCAAGATGAAGAGGTTAAAGAAGTTCGTTGGATGATTGAAGAGCTGCGTGTGAGCTTATTTGCCCAGCAATTGGGAACGGCTTACCCTATTTCTGACAAGCGTATCCTACAAACTATCGAACAGCTTTCCGCCTGA
- the asr gene encoding acid resistance repetitive basic protein Asr: MKTVLALIVAATLGISSVAMAADTVAPPAAPAVTAPAAHSAPAKTMHHKKAKKTDSMKKMDKTAPVQKAQAAKKHHKKAAHSKSAPAVMPVTK, encoded by the coding sequence ATGAAAACAGTATTAGCTCTGATTGTTGCTGCAACCTTGGGTATATCGTCTGTAGCAATGGCAGCAGATACCGTAGCGCCACCTGCAGCTCCAGCGGTTACAGCTCCGGCAGCGCATAGTGCACCGGCTAAAACCATGCACCATAAGAAAGCCAAAAAAACCGATTCGATGAAAAAAATGGATAAAACAGCCCCAGTGCAAAAAGCACAGGCCGCCAAAAAACATCATAAAAAAGCAGCACACAGTAAATCTGCACCAGCAGTAATGCCAGTGACCAAATAG